Proteins encoded in a region of the Polyodon spathula isolate WHYD16114869_AA chromosome 41, ASM1765450v1, whole genome shotgun sequence genome:
- the upk3b gene encoding uroplakin-3b — protein sequence MALLLSALFVCVSFCTVNGQIQVPYVPGITPYNLPGRVTASTFSLKMPLCYFNQTLTGCTAAQCEIWLVVARNATAQTLFDAIKGNILNTNVNSYQNAFTNPGTFFLTKVGTQQSFVCDEPTTVQVFRVGSDTTCTALSPTCNGPLPPNADLRVKYVLIDPIISKKVEVESQWSQPILLTQVKTQQSIDEGFGKRSGAMIVITVILTCLTAMLLFGLITAVILPYCGVNRGKQEITAPTSLGSLRVKRYNTHNVHSPTTSTAVTNPNI from the exons ATGGCCCTGCTCCTCTCAGCTCTGTTCGTCTGCGTTTCATTCTGTACCGTCAATGGACAAA tccaAGTTCCATATGTTCCCGGAATCACACCCTACAATTTACCAGGGAGGGTCACCGCATCAACATTCTCGCTGAAGATGCCGCTCTGTTACTTCAATCAGACTCTGACAGGCTGCACAGCTGCTCAGTGTGAAATCTGGCTGGTGGTGGCCAGGAATGCAACCG CACAAACCCTATTTGATGCCATTAAAGGAAATATACTGAATACCAACGTGAACTCCTATCAGAATGCTTTTACAAATCCAGGGACCTTCTTTCTGACCAAAGTGGGGACTCAGCAATCCTTTGTATGTGACGAGCCGACTACAGTCCAGGTGTTCAGAGTGGGGTCTGACACCACGTGCACGGCTTTGTCTCCCACCTGTAACGGACCTCTCCCTCCCAATGCGGATCTCAG AGTGAAATATGTTCTCATTGATCCTATCATAAGCAAAAAAGTGGAAGTGGAGTCACAGTGGTCACAACCCATCCTCCTCACACAGG tcaaGACCCAGCAGAGTATTGATGAGGGTTTTGGGAAGCGCTCCGGAGCGATGATTGTCATCACTGTGATTCTGACCTGCTTGACTGCCATGCTGTTGTTTGGCTTGATCACTGCAGTCATCTTGCCCTA CTGTGGCGTCAATCGGGGTAAACAGGAGATTACTGCCCCCACCTCCCTGGGCTCCCTGAGGGTGAAGAGGTACAACACCCACAACGTGCACAGCCCGACAACCTCCACCGCGGTGACCAACCCAAACATCTGA